From the genome of Sporomusa sphaeroides DSM 2875:
GCCAAATCTGCCAGGTGCAGAGCCACCGCCAACGGATGTCCATTAAAAGCCTTACTCATTACCTGCCTGGTCGCATAATCCGTATCAGATAAGCCCATATGCCAGCGAATCGCCATGACCTCTTCCAAAGTGAGGCGAATCATCTGCTGGAGTATAATCACGGACTTTTCGCCGTGCCCTAATGGAATCTGGTCATCAATGGCATAAAACGGAAGTGAGTGCCAGCCGGTAAGCTGTTTGCCGTCCACGATAGGGTCTTTTTTGTTTCGCATTTCGACCTTATAGAAATTGGCTTTACAAAGATCATGCAGTAAAGCTGTGATTGCAATAGAGTCCTGTTTGTCCGCTAGATATAACGGTGCAAGCTTTGTCAGGTTGTCAAACACAGCAAGAGAATGTTCCAGTAATCCGCCTTCCTTCGCGCCGTGGTATTGAGTGCTGGCCGGTGCCGTAAAGAAGTCCGTTTTCTCTGACAGGTAAGTAATAACGTTCTCAATCCCTGGCCGCTGTGTTTCGCGGAGTAAATTTACAAATC
Proteins encoded in this window:
- a CDS encoding HD domain-containing protein; amino-acid sequence: MKDRFVNLLRETQRPGIENVITYLSEKTDFFTAPASTQYHGAKEGGLLEHSLAVFDNLTKLAPLYLADKQDSIAITALLHDLCKANFYKVEMRNKKDPIVDGKQLTGWHSLPFYAIDDQIPLGHGEKSVIILQQMIRLTLEEVMAIRWHMGLSDTDYATRQVMSKAFNGHPLAVALHLADLAACYFDKK